Proteins encoded by one window of Vampirovibrionales bacterium:
- the uvrA gene encoding excinuclease ABC subunit UvrA has product MFTRGARRAGRCGGFALDWQQACRDFLPERFRLDAIEIRRASAHNLQAVSLSLPRDRLIVMTGVSGSGKSSLAFDTIFAEGQRRYVESLSAYARQFLEQFEKPDVESIDGLSPAIAIDQKTASRSPRSTVGTVTEVYDYLRLLYARVGSVHCPTCQAPVSAQSPERIAEQVASWGDGARLQVLAPVVRGRKGDYNALFHQLRKEGFTRARIDGEAHLLEELPDDHRLARHKTHQIDVVMDRIVLKADETTRQRLLDAISAALRKSDGFVIVQRVGEAAREQFFASHLACPNGHALADEASGGALEEMAPRLFSFNSPYGACAACEGLGAHHEIAESALIPDPSKSLREGAIGPLERFSGRYYQAFLRMLAARHEIDLDTPYRKLSNRQKRFLLYGDGKNVAPEASSGDEASAWEEMLNAFDGVVPILKRRHRDGSDASRAYIEGFMRQTTCPACEGARLKPLALSVQLGGLNIFELSSLPLAQAWRFLCDLPASLSETQLIIGRQPIAEAEQRLRFLLDVGLSYLTLARPAATLSGGEAQRIRLATQLGANLSGILYILDEPSIGLHPHNNRQLIETLLRLRDQGNSVIVIEHDEETIRAADWVVDIGPGAGRLGGRIVAQGPPESLAQASESLTGDYLYGRAQIALPTARRTSTEAGALVVKNASLNNLKGIDAVFPLGKLILVTGLSGSGKSTLVFDLLRGALRHARDPQQPRPEGYDALLGVEAIDRVIEIDQAPIGRSPRSNPATYTGVFDEIRQVFAASEDAKIRGYKPGRFSFNVKGGRCEACQGAGHTTLEMNFLPDAQIHCDACDGRRYNAETLSIRYRGHSIADVLAMPIAQACQTFEDHPRIHRQLSVICEVGLEYMTLGQSATTLSGGEAQRLKLACEFVKRATGRTLYLMDEPSVGLHWRDLDKLIAILQRLVDQGNTVVVIEHNLDLVKVADHVIDMGPEGGDGGGFILAEGPPQVIAACPDSYTGQFLAPLLASPAAPSPPAKKGRGKVKR; this is encoded by the coding sequence ATGTTTACGCGCGGGGCAAGGCGAGCGGGGCGATGCGGCGGGTTTGCGCTAGACTGGCAGCAGGCTTGTCGCGACTTCCTGCCGGAGCGATTCAGATTGGACGCCATCGAAATCCGCCGCGCCAGTGCGCATAATCTTCAGGCCGTATCGCTGAGTCTGCCGCGCGATCGGCTGATCGTGATGACCGGCGTGTCCGGCTCCGGGAAGTCCTCGCTGGCCTTTGACACGATTTTCGCCGAAGGGCAGCGACGCTACGTCGAAAGCCTGAGCGCGTACGCGCGGCAATTTCTGGAACAATTTGAAAAGCCGGATGTCGAGAGCATCGACGGCCTGTCGCCCGCCATCGCCATCGACCAGAAAACCGCCAGTCGCAGCCCGCGATCCACGGTCGGCACCGTCACCGAGGTGTATGACTACCTGCGCTTGCTCTATGCGCGCGTCGGAAGCGTCCATTGTCCGACGTGCCAGGCCCCGGTATCGGCGCAATCGCCTGAACGTATCGCCGAACAGGTCGCCAGTTGGGGCGACGGCGCGCGCTTGCAGGTTCTCGCGCCAGTGGTGCGAGGCCGAAAAGGCGATTACAACGCCCTGTTCCATCAACTGCGCAAAGAAGGCTTCACGCGCGCGCGCATCGACGGCGAGGCGCATCTGCTGGAAGAATTGCCCGACGATCATCGCCTGGCGCGCCACAAAACCCACCAGATCGACGTGGTGATGGATCGCATTGTGCTGAAGGCCGACGAGACGACCCGTCAGCGGTTGTTAGACGCCATCAGCGCCGCGCTGCGCAAGTCCGACGGCTTTGTGATTGTCCAGCGCGTGGGCGAGGCGGCGCGCGAGCAGTTTTTCGCCAGCCATCTGGCTTGCCCCAACGGTCATGCGCTGGCGGATGAAGCTTCTGGCGGGGCGCTGGAAGAAATGGCGCCGCGCCTGTTCAGTTTTAATTCGCCTTACGGGGCCTGCGCCGCCTGCGAAGGACTCGGCGCGCATCATGAGATCGCCGAATCGGCGCTGATTCCTGACCCGTCGAAATCGTTGCGAGAGGGCGCCATTGGCCCACTGGAGCGCTTTTCAGGCCGATATTATCAGGCCTTCCTGCGCATGCTGGCCGCCCGGCATGAAATCGATCTGGACACGCCTTATCGCAAGCTTTCCAACCGGCAGAAGCGGTTTTTACTCTACGGCGACGGCAAGAACGTCGCCCCCGAAGCGTCTTCGGGCGATGAGGCCTCGGCTTGGGAAGAAATGCTCAACGCCTTTGATGGCGTCGTGCCGATTCTCAAGCGCCGCCATCGCGACGGCTCGGACGCCTCGCGCGCCTACATCGAGGGCTTTATGCGCCAGACCACGTGTCCGGCATGTGAAGGCGCGCGCCTCAAGCCACTGGCGCTAAGCGTTCAACTGGGCGGGCTGAATATTTTTGAGCTGTCCTCGTTGCCGCTGGCGCAGGCATGGCGATTTCTGTGCGACTTGCCTGCCTCGTTGAGCGAAACGCAACTCATCATCGGGCGGCAGCCCATCGCCGAAGCTGAACAACGGCTGCGCTTCCTGCTGGACGTCGGCCTGTCCTACCTGACGCTGGCGCGGCCCGCCGCCACGCTCTCAGGCGGCGAAGCCCAACGGATTCGGCTGGCCACCCAACTCGGCGCCAACCTGTCCGGGATTCTCTATATTCTGGACGAGCCGAGCATCGGCCTGCACCCGCACAATAATCGCCAACTGATTGAAACGCTCTTGCGCCTGCGCGATCAGGGCAACTCGGTCATTGTGATTGAGCATGATGAAGAGACCATCCGCGCCGCTGACTGGGTGGTGGACATCGGCCCCGGCGCGGGCCGTCTGGGCGGGCGTATCGTGGCGCAAGGTCCGCCCGAATCGCTGGCGCAGGCGAGCGAGTCGTTGACGGGCGACTATCTGTACGGTCGCGCACAGATTGCTTTGCCGACCGCCCGCCGCACATCGACCGAGGCGGGGGCGCTCGTTGTGAAAAACGCGTCGCTGAATAATCTCAAGGGCATTGATGCGGTTTTCCCGCTGGGCAAGTTGATTCTGGTCACCGGGTTGAGCGGATCGGGCAAGTCGACGCTGGTTTTTGACCTCTTGCGCGGGGCGCTTCGTCATGCGCGCGATCCCCAGCAACCGCGCCCCGAGGGCTACGATGCGCTTCTGGGCGTCGAAGCCATTGATCGCGTCATCGAAATCGATCAGGCGCCGATTGGGCGTTCGCCGCGCAGCAATCCGGCGACTTACACAGGCGTGTTTGACGAGATTCGCCAGGTGTTTGCGGCGAGCGAGGACGCAAAAATCCGCGGGTACAAGCCCGGTCGCTTTAGTTTCAACGTGAAGGGGGGGCGCTGCGAGGCGTGCCAGGGCGCCGGTCATACGACCCTTGAGATGAATTTTCTGCCGGATGCGCAGATTCATTGCGACGCATGCGACGGGCGGCGCTATAACGCCGAGACGCTCTCGATCCGCTATCGCGGCCACTCGATCGCCGATGTGTTGGCGATGCCCATTGCGCAAGCCTGCCAGACGTTTGAGGATCATCCGCGCATTCACCGGCAATTGTCGGTGATATGCGAAGTGGGGCTGGAGTACATGACGCTGGGCCAAAGCGCCACGACGCTTTCCGGCGGCGAAGCGCAGCGCCTGAAGCTGGCCTGTGAATTCGTTAAACGCGCCACCGGCCGCACGCTGTATCTGATGGATGAGCCCTCGGTCGGCCTGCACTGGCGCGATCTCGACAAGCTCATCGCGATTTTGCAGCGCCTGGTGGATCAAGGCAATACGGTTGTGGTGATCGAGCATAATCTGGACCTGGTAAAAGTCGCCGATCACGTCATCGACATGGGCCCCGAAGGCGGTGACGGCGGAGGATTCATTCTGGCGGAAGGCCCGCCGCAGGTCATCGCGGCGTGTCCCGACTCGTATACAGGGCAATTTCTAGCGCCACTGCTCGCCTCGCCCGCCGCTCCCTCGCCGCCAGCGAAAAAAGGGCGGGGGAAGGTCAAACGCTAA
- a CDS encoding PAS domain-containing protein has product MAAPPVADDAPASRALAPGWLSRFSSENKILLAIVGAISVFFLALATVLYARYQTSLNENYDKFGTLLASVVAAEGSDRVQSSLSRELRIRSFVDYILQSSNDLASVEFQDANGAVVYENHKPLPAADLKSARVYMAKIEDITANGGGRYLGSVHIKLTGESIHEISSYTRNILLVVFGCAWLLTLLAVSANTYILHQHLNRLVQGVKRLSTGDFGYKISENDLWGELRTLAESFNDMSIRLRAYEDQNLDVITFERNKLQAVLMSIADGIIVCNNDDEVIILNNSACRHLSIDSASMLIGRDIREYVSVKGERSLSPLVDEFMDLLRAQHGRLSQPLAKQLTLPAITLNVMISPIQDADGAELGFVIITHDITREAEVDRMKTNFISNVSHELRTPVTTIKSYIDTIYTHGKDLDAETYQEFLETIHLETDRLKKMVNDILDFSRLEESGDRLEMELQDITPIINLTVQSFKVLAQQKELSVTTALESNLPRVLINSDTIERVMRNLLSNAVKYTETGGRIRVRAEVTEKGDCIEVSVKDSGIGIAPEHIPQIFDRFYRVENEVHTVKGTGLGLHLVKSAIETYHGGEVFVESEVGVGSTFGFRLSLLPREEDAPIAASGSSRAERARKSRASV; this is encoded by the coding sequence ATGGCCGCCCCCCCCGTCGCTGATGACGCCCCCGCTTCCCGCGCGCTTGCGCCGGGCTGGCTGTCGCGATTTTCTTCTGAAAACAAGATTCTGCTGGCCATCGTCGGAGCCATTTCGGTGTTCTTTCTGGCGCTGGCCACGGTTCTCTACGCCCGCTATCAGACCTCGCTCAACGAGAACTACGACAAATTCGGCACGCTGCTCGCTTCAGTCGTCGCCGCCGAAGGCTCAGACCGCGTGCAATCTTCTCTGAGCCGCGAACTGCGCATTCGCAGCTTTGTCGACTACATTCTGCAAAGCAGCAACGATCTCGCCTCGGTCGAATTCCAGGACGCCAACGGCGCGGTCGTCTACGAGAATCACAAGCCGCTGCCTGCGGCCGATCTCAAGAGCGCGCGGGTGTATATGGCCAAAATCGAAGACATCACGGCCAACGGCGGCGGTCGCTATCTGGGCTCCGTTCATATCAAGCTTACAGGCGAATCCATTCACGAAATTTCCAGCTATACGCGCAATATTCTGCTGGTGGTGTTTGGCTGCGCCTGGCTGTTGACGCTGCTGGCGGTCTCGGCCAATACGTATATTCTGCATCAGCATCTCAATCGTCTGGTGCAAGGCGTCAAACGCCTGTCGACCGGCGATTTTGGCTATAAAATCTCAGAAAACGACCTGTGGGGCGAGCTGCGCACGCTGGCCGAATCGTTTAACGACATGTCGATTCGCCTGCGCGCTTACGAAGACCAGAATCTCGACGTCATTACGTTTGAGCGCAACAAGCTGCAAGCCGTGCTGATGAGTATCGCCGACGGCATTATCGTCTGTAACAACGACGATGAGGTGATTATCCTCAACAATTCGGCCTGTCGCCATCTGTCGATTGATTCGGCCTCCATGTTAATTGGCCGCGACATCCGCGAATACGTCTCGGTCAAGGGCGAGCGCAGCCTCTCGCCGCTGGTCGATGAGTTTATGGATCTCCTGCGCGCCCAGCATGGCCGCCTGAGCCAGCCGCTGGCCAAACAGCTCACCCTGCCCGCCATCACCCTTAACGTCATGATTTCCCCCATTCAGGACGCCGACGGCGCAGAACTGGGCTTTGTCATCATCACCCACGACATCACCCGCGAAGCTGAAGTCGATCGCATGAAGACCAACTTCATCTCCAACGTCAGCCACGAGCTGCGCACGCCGGTGACGACCATCAAGAGCTACATTGATACCATCTACACCCACGGCAAGGATCTCGATGCCGAGACCTATCAGGAATTTCTCGAAACCATCCACCTGGAAACCGACCGCCTCAAGAAAATGGTCAACGACATCCTGGACTTCTCGCGGCTGGAAGAATCCGGCGACCGTCTCGAGATGGAGCTTCAGGACATTACCCCGATCATTAATCTCACGGTGCAGTCGTTCAAGGTGCTGGCCCAGCAAAAAGAACTCAGCGTCACCACCGCGCTGGAATCCAACCTGCCGCGCGTGCTGATTAACAGCGACACGATTGAGCGGGTCATGCGCAACCTGCTGAGCAACGCCGTCAAATATACGGAGACCGGCGGTCGCATCCGCGTGCGGGCCGAAGTCACCGAAAAAGGCGACTGCATCGAGGTGTCCGTCAAGGACAGCGGCATTGGCATCGCGCCTGAGCATATTCCGCAGATCTTCGACCGCTTTTACCGGGTCGAAAACGAAGTCCATACCGTCAAAGGCACAGGGTTGGGCCTGCATTTGGTGAAATCCGCGATCGAGACGTATCACGGCGGCGAAGTGTTTGTAGAAAGCGAAGTCGGCGTCGGCAGCACCTTTGGGTTTCGGCTGTCGTTGCTGCCGCGCGAAGAAGATGCGCCGATCGCCGCGTCCGGCTCTTCACGCGCCGAACGCGCCCGAAAAAGCCGCGCCAGCGTATAA